The Triticum aestivum cultivar Chinese Spring chromosome 6D, IWGSC CS RefSeq v2.1, whole genome shotgun sequence genomic sequence CGAGCCGATGGCGGCGTTTTGcgtgttaccttgttgaaggcatcatCGTGTAGCTGTTGTTGACCCACTCGTGCTACTTCATGGAAAACCCTAagatctggtcttccagatcggacgatggcggtactGCGGTGCCGTTActctcttgggagcatcatttgtggagcagcactagaagacagaggcaggaggtggagcggcttcgtcttgcacggagcttcagtGGAGCTGTCAAATCATGCCTGGCCGACGGGTGCTACGCCGAGTCATGCATggttggcaggtgctacgcacgacttATCTTCCAGAGTCTTCGCATCTGGACAGACGAGCGTAGGGCGATGGCGCCGTTGGGCACCGTGGTGGTGTCGACGGATGTCGGATTGGCAAGGATGATGCAGATCTCTCTCCTCAAGATGGGTCAATGGTCGATGAGGATGGCGGCTTCTAAAATGTGTGCATGTGGTGTGCGCTTTAGGTCTGCTGCACTGGTTGTTGGTTCCGATACGTTATGTGAATGGATTGGCAACGACACCAGttttagatatggggagtgagagcactcTACATTACCTGTTACAGTTGGCGCTAAatgtaaaaaaagaaaaggccaagaACGAAACCTCTGACTATTCACCGTAGATTATTACCTGTTACATTTTGCAGCCTTTTTTTCTATCTGAAAGTAGTGTGTGTTTTATTGATGAACATGAAGCGCAGCATCAACTTAGTTATTTACCCAGCAATCTTGGCCCTCCTAGGACAAACATTCTTGTACTGGATAATTTGTCCTTTGAAGGGCCTGATCTCTGCCCTTATGTTGATGAGTCCCAATATCTGATTCTGTTTTCGGTCAGTCCAAAATTAGCATTCCACAAGTCTAAAGAACGTCTTGTATTAATGTACGGAGAGAGTACCCTGTTTGGTCAGTGGCACATAAATAAGACCCTGTTTGGTCAGTTTTTCAGTTTTGTGGTTTGTTACGTACGTATATCTGACTATCCATGGTTCAGTTTGGAGACCAGCTCTAAATCACATGTAAAATACAGTCCTTACTGGCTTGTTCATCGAACTAATGAAACAGCCACTACAGACTAGCATTTACACACAGGATCCAATAAACCAAAAGTCACATCATCTTCTCCCTGATACGGAACTAAGGGTCAGATAGGCTACGGGGCGGCTACTCCTTGGTggcggccgtcttcttcttgggagacttggcggtggtcttcttcttgggcgacttggcctccttctcggcggcggcaggggacttcttggggagcagcacgGAGTTGATGTTGGGGATCACGCCGCCGTGGGCGATGGTGACGCCGGCGAGCAGCTTGCCGAGCTCCTGGTCGTTGCGGACGGCGAGCAGCAGGTGGCGCGGGATGATGCGGGTCTTCTTGTTGTCCTTGGCCGCGTTGCCGGCAAGCTCCAGGACCTGCGATTCAACCAAGAACCAGATCAGTCAGTCATCCGTCGAACAGGACAAGAACAGGAGCGGGCAAGAACGGACGGGGAGGCCGGTAGTTACCTCGGCGGCGAGGTACTCGAGGACGGCGGCGAGGTAGACGGGGGCGCCGGAGCCGACCCGCTGGGCGTAGCGGCCCTTCTTGAGGTAGCGCCCGATGCGGCCGACGGGGAACTGGAGCCCAGCCTTGACGGACCTGGTCACCGCCTTCTTCCTGTCGCCACCCTTCCTTCCGGCCATCTTGCTTGCTACCTCTCCGTCGACGAGATGCTGTGGTGTTGGCGGCGGCGGTGCTGGATCGGAATGCTCTGAGCTTGTGGGTTGAGAGGCCGGCGAGAGCGCGGCTTTTATTGGAGGCAGGAGCGTCGCGGGAGGGGGATCGATCCGCGTGACAGGGTGTGCGCACCGTTGGATCGGAGGGGAGCGGGCGGCGGGGATTGGTCTGCGGGTGGCGATCCGCGTGAAGGTCGGATCGGCCAATCAGAACGCAGGGATCTGGCCACGCAGCACACTTCGCTGTGATCAGTTCTAAGAAACAAAATTGGGTTTTGTTTTAACACTTGAACATGTGCTTTCATTGTTCCCACCCATATTTTTAGTCCAAAATCGCTTTTTCCACGTACAGGTGTTTGCTCATTGTAGCTAATCCCAATTTAGTTTTGGTAATtgagtagcttaatcatgtagtaTTAACATGCTTTTCTTTAGAATAAAGGGCTCGATCAGTCGTATATGTATCCTAGTGTGCTCATTCATTCTGCATTGATCAACATAGGGGATGGGCTATGTTCATTTACATTGGTATGTATGTTGTACACCTCAATTTGGCAAATTTCGATTTAAACACCGGAAAACGAAGGAATGGAAGGCACATGAATCTCATGCTATGTGATGCCTCtgttttttatttactctgcatattagctttgacgaaagtcaaattttataaagtttgtagaaaacaatatgaacattacaataacaaatctatatgatgtgaaaatatatATTCAATGATGAATCCAATGGTATTGATTTGGTGGTGTATATATTAATATGTCCTTTTACAAACTTGTTGAAAGTTCATAAAGTTTGACTTTAGATAAACTATCATATCATTGTGCTACTAATATTTTGCTGCAAGGAAATAACTTCTCAGGTGTGGTTGATTTGACAATTCAATtgctaaggcttataaatattctttggctctcctttttgtcgaatcaataaattggttgaaatacTACCCGCGaagactgttgcgatcccctacacttgtgagtcACCACTGGCGAATGGACGATCCACCAGAGTTTCGGCTCGAATTTCAGCTATGAGTTTGTTAACCTTTGCAGTGGCAACACCACACTGAATATTATTCAGGTTTCTCTTGAGTGAGTGTGTATGTGGTAATACACGAGTACTGGTCGCATGAGCTCGAAAGAGACAACATATTGCTCTGTAGTACTCAAACTTAAGCCACATCGAAACCCCACATATAGCACATTTTGACATAATCTTGAGAACTTTGAAGTACCTATTCTGGATGCAACACAACTGAACTATGTGCCTGAGAGCCTTGACTTGAGAATGTTAGTGGGCATGAATGAAAAACTCCATATCTTGACTTTTTGATAGCTCTCTGTACTCAAGTTTGTTTAAAAAGAAAAACAACCAAAAGAAATGAATAAGCTAATAAGCAAGAGTATCCAAGTATTTGTTTTCATGCTAGATTAAACTTTGACAAGGAGCATAGAATTTTTTACTCAAGCTCTAGGGGTTTGATGATCAAAATAAATGTTACCTAGCTGAGGATGTGATACTTGTACAAATACATTCTATCTTGATTATAGCTTGTAGAGAAGACATGATACGCCTATGAGCAATAATATTATTGATGAGCTAGATGAATCACTTTGGTTTATCTACCTTtttgctcgaggacgagcaaggtttaagcttggggatatTAATGAGTGGATTTTTCTGTACACTTTTTAAAGTATATTCTAGTGCCAAAATCCTCACGTCATACCCATCTAGCACTTATTTCATGTCCCAAATGCATACTTTATTATTTTCCTTTGTTTTGTGGTTTTTGTAGGTGTGTTGACATGTTCATGGACTTGGGATATCAAAAGAACCAAGTTGGGGTCAAACCGGAGAAGTTCCAGGCACTAGATCAAGGCCCTTTTGAGAGTTTGATGATTTTACATTTATCAGAGTGTCCAAATTGAATATTCAAGGCCTCTGACGTATCTTTTTTTGCTAGcaatccaacgagcccaagaacgtcaaaatcggagtccgTATGAAGAAACGACGACCAAGATACGAAAGTACTCTCGAGGCTCCAGAccatctatgtttggtcctttgaaaCCGCGgatccgaccatgattgttcttatttgatctcatttctcagacaagttaaaagCACTTGTCTCCTGCAAAACAATATGCTTGTCCAACCTCTATTCTGATCTCCCTCGTGTATTGCCCTCGGTTATCCCGAGGATATCGTGCCATTGCACTATCTCTTATGAATTATTGTTGAAATGTTACTCTCACCGTTTTAGTCACTCCGCAGGTCTGCATTGTCCGTCACTCGAGAACTTTGACAAGTGACTCGAATCCACACTGTGATTTAGTATTTCTAGTACTTTGTTGCTGGGGAGTTTaataccccatcacatcattcctagcctgatcggctatatcattatcgtgctaatttaactgtgctacctggtccttcttcccggtccacatttttgacaatgagctaagcttgTGTCAAACTTTCATCATCATATCGTTTTGCTTACACCACATGACGGTATCCAAGCTTGCGTCATATCCGTGGTtccatctgttggaaatatgccctagaggcaataataaaatggttattattgtatttccttgttcatgataattgtctatttttcatgctataattgtattaactggaaaccgtaatacatgtgtgaatacatagaccacaacatgtcccttgtaagcctctagttgactagctcgttgatcaatagatggttatggtttcctgaccatggacattggatgtcattgataacgggatcacatcattaggagaatgatgtgatggacaagatccaatcctaagcatagcacaagatcgtgtagtttgtttgctaagagcttttctaatgtcaagtatcgtttccttagaccatgagattgtgcaactcccggatactgtaggaatgctttgggtgtatcaaacgtcacaacgtaactgggtggctataaaggtgcactacgggtatctccgaaagtgtctgttgggttggcacgaattgagactgggatttgtcactccgtatgacggagaggtatctctgggcccactcggtaatgcatcatcataatgagctcaatgtgactaaggagttagtcacgggatcatgagttacggaacgagtaaagagacttgccggtaacgagattgaacaaggtatagggataccgacgatcgaatctcgggcaagtaacataccgatagacaaagggaattgtatacgggattgattgaatccccgacatcgtggttcatacgatgagatcatcgtggaacatgtgggagccaatatgggtatccagatcccgctattggttattgaccggagaggtgtctcggtcatgtctgcatggttcccgaacctgtagggtctgcacacttaaggttcggtgacgctagagttgttatgggaaatagtatgtggttaccgaaggttgttcggagtcctggatgagatcccggacgtgacgaggaactccggagtggtccggaggtgaagatcgatatattggacgaagggtattggagtccggaattgttctgggagtaccgggtgacgaccagcgtgaccgaaaggtgtttcggaggccccggcaagcgttggggggccttatgggccaaggggagggggcacaccagcccactaaggggctgtgcgcccctcccaacccctctcacgtaacgtggagaggtgggggtgcctcccctagggcagccacccctcccagcttggggggggcaagtttcccaggggtgggggcgcccaaacccatctagggtttcccctgtggccgccgcccctcccctagggaaccctagggcgcctcctccaccccctcccccctatatatagtgagggagagagagggtagccgaaccccttgcctggcgcaaccctctcctcctccaactcctcctgctcctccgtagtgcttggcgaagccctgcggagaaccacgagctccattgccaccacgccgtcgtgctgctggagttctccctcaacttctcctctccccttgctggatcaagaaggaggagacgtccccgggctgtacgtgtgttgaacgcggaggcgccgtccgttcggcactagatcggatcttccgcgatttgaatcgccgcgagtacgactccatcaaccgcgttcttgtaacgcttccgcttagcgatcttcaagggtatgaagattcaccccctctctctcattgctagcatctcctagattgatcttggtgacacgtaggaaaattttgaattattgctacgttccccaacagtggcatcatgagctaggtctatgcgtagattctatgcatgagtagaacacaaagtagttgtgggcgatgatttgttcaatttgcttgccgttactagtcttatcttgattcggcggcattgtgggatgaagcggcccggaccgaccttacacgtacacttacgtgagacaggttccaccgactgacatgcacttgatgcataaggtggctagcgggtgtctgtctctcccactttagtcggattggattcgatgaagagggtccttatgaagggtaaatagcaattggcatatcaccgttgtggcttttgcgtaggtaagaaacgttcttgctagaaacccatagcagccacgtaaaacatgcaacaacaattagaggacgtctaactttttttgcagggtatgctatgtgatgtgatatggccaaaaggatgtgatgaattatatatatatatatgtgatgtatgagattgatcatgttcttgtaataggaatcacgacttgtatgtcgatgaatatgacaaccggcaagagccataggaattgtcttaatttattgtatgacctgcgtgtcaatgaaaaacgccatgtaattactttactttattgctaaccgttagccatagtagtagaagtaatagttggcgagacaacttcatgaagacacgatgatggagatcatgatgatggagatcatggtgtcatgccggtgacgaaggtgatcatgccgcgcctcaaagatggagatcaaaaggcgcaagatgatactggccatatcatgtcactttatgatttgcatgtgatgtttgtcatgtttacatcttatttgcttagaacgacggtagcataaataagatgatccctcactaaaatttcaagagatgtgttccccctaactgtgcaccgttgcgaaggttcgttgtttcgaagcaccacgtgatgatcgggtgtgatagattctaacgttcgcatacaacgggtgtaagccagatttacacatgcgaaacacttaggttgacttgacgagcctagcatgtacagacatggcctcggaacaaaagagcccaaaaggtcaaacatgagtcgtatagtagatacgatcaacatggagatgttcaccgttgatgactagtccgtctcacgtgatgatcggacacggtctagtcgattcggatcatgtatcacttagatgactagagggatgtctatctaagtgggagttcattaaataatcaaatgaacttaattatcatgaacatagtcaaaaggtctttgcaaattatgtcgtagcttacgctttagttctactgtttaagatatgttcctagagaaaatttagttgaaagttgacagtagcaattatgcggactgggtccgtatattgaggattgtcctcaatgttgcgcagaaggcttatgtccttaatgcaccgctcggtgtgctgaacctcgagcgtcgtctgtggatgttgcgaacatctgacatacacgttttgatgactatgtgatagttcggtgcgtaatgctaacggtttagaattgaggcgccaaagacgtttttgaaatgtcgcagaacatatgagatgttccaaagactgaaattgggatttcagactagtgcccatgtcaagaggtatgagacctctgacaagtttcttaagcctgcaaactaagggagaaaagctcaatcgttgagcatgtgctcagattgtctgagtactacaatcgcttgaatcgagtgggagttaatcttccagatgagatagtgatggttctccatagtcactgccaccaagctattagagcttcgtgatgaactataacatatcagggacagacatgatgatccttgagcaactcgcaatgtttgacaccgcgaaagtagaaatcaagtaggagcatcaattgttgatggttagtaaaaccactagtttcaagaagggcaagggaaagaagggatacttcatgaaacggcaaatcagttgctgctctggtgaagaaacccaaggttgaacccaaacccgagactaagtgcttctgtaatgaggggaacggtcactgaagcggaaataccctagatgcttggtagatgagaaggcaggcaaggtcgacagaagtatattggatatacattatatgaatgtgtactttactagtactcctagtagcaccagggtattagataccggttcggttgctaagtgttggtaactcgaaataaaaggctacggaataaacggagactagctaaaggtgagatgacgatatgtgttggaagtgtttccaaggttgatgtgatcaaacatcgcacgctccctctaccatcgagattggtgttaaacctaaataattgttatttggtgtttgcgttgagcatagacatgattggattatgtttatcgcaatagggttattcatttaaggagaataatggttactctgtctatttgaataataccttcaatggtcttgcacctaaaatgaatggtttattgaatctcgatcgtagtgatacacatgttcatgccaaaagatataaaatagtaatgatagtaccacatacttgtggcactgccatttgagtcatattggtataaaacgcatgaagaagctccatgttgatggatctttggactcactcgttttgaaaagattgagacatgcgaaccatgtctattggtagatatgcataaagaaactccatacagatggatcgtttggactcacttgattttgaatcacttaagacatgcaaatcataacacatgggcaagatgactgaaaggcctcgttttcagtaagatggaacaagaaagcaacttgttggaagtaatacattttgatgtgcgcagtccaatgagtgctgaggcatgcagtggatatcgttatgttcttacttcacagatgatttgagtagatgctgagtgtatttacttgatgaaacacaagtctgaattattgaaaggttcaagtaatttcagagtgaagttgaagatcgtcgtgacaagaggataaaatgtctgtgatatgatcatagagatgaatatctgagttacgagtttggcacacaattaagacattgtggaaattgtttcacaactaataccgcctggaacaccatagtgtgatggtgtgtccgaacatcataattgcaccctattggatatggtgcataccatgatgtctcttatcgaattaccactatcgtttatgggctaggcattagagacaaccgcattcactttaaatagggcaccacgcaattccgttgagatgacaccgtatgaactatggtttagagaaacctaagctgtcgtttcttaaaattttggggctgcaacgcttatgtgaaaaagtttcaggctgataagctcgaacccaaagcggataaatgcatcttcatagaatacccaaaacagttgggtataccttctatttc encodes the following:
- the LOC123143137 gene encoding histone H2A.1-like, with amino-acid sequence MAGRKGGDRKKAVTRSVKAGLQFPVGRIGRYLKKGRYAQRVGSGAPVYLAAVLEYLAAEVLELAGNAAKDNKKTRIIPRHLLLAVRNDQELGKLLAGVTIAHGGVIPNINSVLLPKKSPAAAEKEAKSPKKKTTAKSPKKKTAATKE